A section of the Sedimentisphaera cyanobacteriorum genome encodes:
- a CDS encoding right-handed parallel beta-helix repeat-containing protein — translation MLSRFLPNQRVVFLLLCVFGFQAMAQSAFQPYNTGSDNIIHITAADFDGVGAKDYVVCMSVQGKIKAYDRPALHPQGSSPLLWEYSTPVSFNIMIKAAQANSQSPGEEILIPGTDGKLRILSSQGELLSEKPVGSGAMYCAETGKNSSGEIIIAAGGVDGSVYFLDEAGSQLAAKTPANKGIVRRIAAGNFDGTGGDEIAVFYIQKGFAGNRYIEFYDLDTFERPSYLQIEEPLYDDAGPTVAWGHTGMGWTDKQTPWAYDMDGDGDEEIAAHWGVLHPESGSTETRLSEFVDDGELLYLGQDYENAYETTPTGKYLLQQGIPGNFKGGAEYPDTELFTVYGDDLYLVNYDTSKSPETNRCEVSDYTNAHPLYHFTDAARLEDRSGGLDKIVLAGPITGDDHFYTVDLSGDNWKQQAQTIDGRGVLGEVDSNLDQLWDDLEGFSGSQASFQKPIWFIHYFSSWLGWEMTPENIETHGQMVEDAIKSWENTLGGNPQRVVFAASHSPNVIGPNGGDPDITPEGMVAYCAELASRGIYFCLKIGHGQNLYMSAENLADCYEASVVGGECYMMARTKELHTIDAYKPHMDAVLQRSQQIGEEPAKIMLCGKGAIFSAMTPSQASTYFPAYKDILMPGVENSNVNAVDWSFSERVGLWMSEQVESWGCNLAGDWLASNRAAEWGGLRNGHIVLRHLLSQLAMGAEVFRFNSVTALENPLYQRGTDPNTQWWSDTYRQGMWNFLKIVESGAFPSTPSRQQIKGISPVAAALPEPDYEHLRKEDVNHDWNNYSPDSSAYVINNLECWNAYKDVPEYDLTSIFFNTKRRWDNFFPTSPSGFALAVPYKSKQQLEAMPWCKKAFETDGVSWESFDRLMLAESEISSELLTQRTNMPFYVENECFWQVIQSEDSPETYYALLMDSATLSPKEREVRLRLGSESGAWEVYDQLGSEQPLGEIRRPPDSLEITVPAGSVRLLTIKASQNSDADIYEDGFVDHTDLMMMVHQWLGPPMRPSADIAPENGDDFVNLLDFSVLAESWLIFAPGTEYYLDSENGDDSNSGLTPQSAWKTLSKASTQSFDMGDSVLFKSGQTFEGTFQITSSGTEKAPIKISSWGEGEKPVIDSKGFFAGIEIIDSSFVEVSGIEITSDGGQAIDPRAEKERYGVYASASGSEIRKDIRLSDLYIHDIFAEVPISAGGKNPTSNMGKGIEVMAQGWGEPYFEGVLIENCEIERTGHYALGLHTRQTSDQSRYTRDVEILNNTLTDIGGPGIQPGRCRDVLVRGNTVDASGAYVDPRMHGRGSGIWPWSCHNVLIEKNSFMHARGKADSCGAHIDFNCSDVVVQYNFSMDNEGGFIEILGNNYNCCYRYNVSVNDGFRVKGQNGALQEGKTIFAGGYVGSGNPKTGPFNTYIYNNTIYTQGDGRSCFRIEKTADGLLIANNIFCMYGETAHDSGDSGQVSNVIFENNMYIYEDIWPASMPIQDSAPIYGWPVFTNLGGTDPLDYIPTNTDAVQDAGIEIPKLPGDSVGLEIGLEVQEDFRGNPIIGLPDLGAFEMGS, via the coding sequence ATGCTCTCGCGTTTTTTACCAAATCAGCGGGTTGTGTTTTTATTGTTGTGCGTTTTTGGTTTTCAGGCTATGGCGCAGTCCGCATTCCAGCCTTACAATACCGGCAGCGATAATATAATCCACATTACCGCCGCAGACTTCGACGGCGTCGGGGCGAAGGATTACGTTGTATGTATGTCCGTTCAGGGCAAGATCAAGGCCTACGACCGCCCCGCTCTTCACCCGCAGGGCAGCAGCCCGCTTCTCTGGGAATACTCAACGCCCGTAAGCTTTAATATTATGATAAAGGCAGCGCAGGCAAACAGCCAGAGCCCGGGCGAGGAGATTTTAATCCCGGGAACAGACGGCAAACTCAGAATACTCTCCAGCCAAGGTGAGCTTCTAAGCGAAAAGCCTGTTGGCTCGGGAGCTATGTACTGCGCCGAGACGGGCAAAAACAGCTCAGGCGAGATAATAATCGCAGCAGGCGGAGTTGACGGGAGCGTATATTTCCTTGACGAGGCAGGCAGTCAGCTTGCTGCGAAAACGCCTGCGAACAAGGGCATTGTAAGACGAATTGCGGCTGGGAACTTCGACGGCACGGGCGGTGATGAGATTGCGGTGTTCTATATTCAGAAGGGCTTTGCAGGGAACCGCTATATCGAATTTTACGACCTCGACACTTTCGAGCGTCCGTCATATTTGCAAATTGAAGAACCGCTTTACGACGATGCCGGCCCGACGGTAGCATGGGGACATACAGGAATGGGCTGGACAGACAAGCAGACACCCTGGGCCTATGATATGGACGGGGACGGAGACGAGGAAATCGCTGCGCACTGGGGAGTGCTTCATCCCGAATCAGGTTCTACAGAGACGAGGCTTTCAGAATTCGTTGATGACGGCGAACTTCTCTATCTCGGCCAGGACTATGAAAACGCCTATGAGACTACGCCCACAGGCAAATATCTCCTTCAGCAGGGCATTCCGGGAAATTTTAAAGGCGGCGCGGAATACCCCGACACCGAGCTTTTTACTGTTTACGGCGATGATCTGTATCTCGTAAATTACGACACGTCCAAAAGCCCAGAAACAAACAGATGCGAAGTTTCAGACTACACAAACGCTCACCCGCTCTACCACTTCACCGATGCAGCAAGGCTCGAAGACCGAAGCGGCGGGCTCGATAAAATCGTGCTTGCAGGCCCGATCACCGGAGACGACCATTTCTACACAGTGGATTTATCAGGCGATAACTGGAAACAGCAGGCGCAGACAATAGACGGAAGAGGAGTGCTGGGTGAGGTGGATTCAAATCTCGATCAGCTCTGGGACGATTTAGAGGGTTTCTCAGGCTCGCAGGCCTCTTTCCAAAAGCCGATATGGTTCATTCACTACTTCTCCAGCTGGCTGGGCTGGGAGATGACTCCGGAAAACATTGAAACTCACGGGCAGATGGTTGAAGATGCGATAAAATCTTGGGAGAATACGCTCGGAGGCAATCCGCAGAGGGTTGTCTTTGCTGCAAGCCATAGTCCAAATGTTATCGGACCAAACGGAGGCGACCCGGATATAACACCTGAAGGTATGGTGGCCTACTGCGCAGAGCTTGCATCCAGAGGGATATATTTCTGCCTCAAAATCGGCCACGGCCAGAATCTCTATATGTCTGCGGAAAATCTTGCAGACTGCTATGAGGCCTCAGTGGTTGGAGGCGAATGTTATATGATGGCCAGGACAAAGGAGCTTCATACAATCGATGCCTATAAGCCTCACATGGACGCAGTGCTTCAAAGATCCCAGCAGATCGGCGAAGAGCCCGCTAAGATAATGCTCTGCGGGAAAGGGGCAATCTTTTCTGCTATGACACCCTCTCAGGCCTCGACTTACTTCCCTGCATACAAGGACATCCTGATGCCGGGCGTAGAAAATTCCAACGTTAATGCTGTTGACTGGAGCTTTTCCGAAAGGGTAGGCCTATGGATGTCCGAACAGGTTGAATCATGGGGCTGCAATCTCGCCGGAGACTGGCTTGCTTCAAACAGAGCGGCCGAATGGGGCGGCCTTCGGAACGGCCATATCGTTCTGCGTCATTTGCTTTCGCAGCTCGCCATGGGGGCTGAGGTGTTCCGTTTTAATTCTGTTACCGCCTTGGAAAACCCGCTTTATCAAAGAGGCACAGACCCAAACACCCAGTGGTGGAGCGATACATACAGGCAGGGAATGTGGAATTTTCTCAAGATAGTGGAATCTGGGGCATTCCCGTCAACGCCATCAAGACAGCAGATAAAGGGGATCTCGCCTGTGGCAGCAGCACTTCCCGAGCCCGATTATGAGCACCTGAGAAAGGAAGATGTAAACCACGATTGGAATAATTATTCGCCGGACAGCTCAGCCTATGTAATTAACAACCTCGAATGCTGGAACGCATATAAAGACGTGCCCGAATACGACTTAACCTCCATATTCTTCAACACAAAGCGAAGATGGGACAATTTCTTCCCAACCTCACCCTCAGGATTTGCGCTCGCTGTGCCGTATAAATCCAAGCAGCAGCTTGAGGCAATGCCTTGGTGCAAAAAGGCCTTTGAAACAGACGGGGTAAGCTGGGAGAGCTTCGATAGACTTATGCTTGCTGAATCAGAGATAAGCTCCGAGCTTCTCACTCAGCGAACCAATATGCCTTTTTATGTGGAAAACGAATGCTTCTGGCAGGTAATTCAAAGCGAGGATTCGCCGGAGACATATTATGCGCTTTTGATGGACTCGGCAACTCTGAGCCCGAAAGAGCGGGAGGTTAGGCTGAGATTGGGCAGCGAATCAGGGGCGTGGGAAGTTTACGACCAGCTGGGCTCCGAGCAGCCTCTGGGCGAAATCAGAAGGCCGCCGGACTCGCTCGAGATTACTGTACCGGCAGGCAGCGTTAGACTGCTAACGATAAAGGCAAGCCAAAACAGCGATGCTGATATCTATGAGGACGGCTTCGTTGACCATACCGATCTTATGATGATGGTTCATCAGTGGCTCGGGCCTCCAATGAGGCCTTCTGCTGATATCGCTCCGGAAAACGGAGACGATTTTGTGAATCTGCTGGATTTTTCAGTCCTCGCTGAAAGCTGGCTTATCTTTGCCCCGGGCACGGAATACTATTTAGACAGCGAAAACGGAGACGACTCAAATTCCGGGCTGACCCCGCAGTCGGCTTGGAAAACTCTCTCGAAAGCCAGCACGCAAAGTTTTGATATGGGCGATTCTGTCCTGTTTAAATCCGGCCAGACTTTCGAAGGCACGTTCCAGATAACCTCCAGCGGAACCGAAAAAGCCCCGATTAAGATATCCTCGTGGGGAGAAGGCGAAAAGCCGGTAATTGATTCAAAAGGCTTCTTTGCGGGAATAGAAATTATAGATTCAAGCTTTGTTGAGGTTAGCGGGATTGAAATCACCTCCGACGGCGGTCAGGCTATAGACCCCCGCGCAGAGAAAGAGCGATACGGTGTTTATGCATCAGCTTCCGGCTCTGAAATCCGGAAAGACATCAGACTCTCTGACCTCTACATCCACGATATATTCGCAGAAGTGCCAATCAGTGCTGGAGGGAAAAATCCAACCTCGAATATGGGCAAAGGCATAGAAGTGATGGCGCAAGGCTGGGGCGAACCCTACTTCGAAGGTGTTTTAATAGAAAACTGCGAGATAGAAAGAACCGGCCATTACGCTCTGGGCCTACATACACGACAAACCAGCGACCAGAGCCGCTATACGAGGGATGTAGAGATATTGAACAACACGCTCACTGATATAGGCGGACCGGGAATTCAGCCGGGAAGGTGCAGGGATGTGCTGGTTCGCGGGAACACCGTTGATGCGAGCGGAGCGTACGTTGACCCGAGAATGCACGGCAGAGGGAGCGGGATTTGGCCTTGGAGCTGCCACAATGTGCTTATAGAGAAGAACAGTTTTATGCATGCAAGAGGCAAGGCAGATTCCTGCGGAGCGCATATAGATTTTAACTGTTCAGATGTGGTAGTTCAGTACAATTTCAGCATGGACAACGAAGGCGGTTTCATCGAAATCCTCGGCAACAACTACAACTGCTGCTACCGGTATAACGTAAGCGTTAATGACGGCTTCAGGGTAAAGGGGCAAAACGGGGCTTTACAGGAAGGGAAAACCATATTTGCAGGAGGTTATGTCGGTTCAGGGAATCCAAAGACAGGCCCTTTTAATACTTACATCTACAACAATACGATATACACTCAGGGTGATGGAAGATCCTGTTTCAGGATTGAAAAAACAGCAGACGGGCTTCTTATCGCAAACAACATCTTCTGCATGTACGGAGAAACTGCGCACGATTCCGGGGATTCAGGACAGGTGAGCAATGTGATTTTTGAAAACAATATGTATATCTATGAGGATATATGGCCGGCAAGTATGCCGATTCAGGATTCAGCTCCGATATACGGCTGGCCTGTATTTACCAATCTCGGCGGAACCGACCCGCTCGATTATATCCCCACAAACACAGATGCAGTGCAGGATGCGGGTATCGAAATCCCCAAACTCCCCGGCGACAGCGTTGGCCTTGAAATAGGCCTTGAGGTGCAGGAAGATTTCAGAGGCAATCCCATCATAGGCCTGCCGGATTTAGGCGCTTTCGAGATGGGAAGCTAA
- a CDS encoding right-handed parallel beta-helix repeat-containing protein translates to MKVKTFFTAAVLLTFALSQARAETYYIDSQEGSDSNSGLSESSPLEGFEKVNSKSFASGDKILIKRGSKINGSLKISANASAENPLVIAPYGKGQEPVIDAAGYLAGVHIKNSSGVVLKGIEITGDAGKPKEKFNQTQRYAVLVEADKGGVHKSIRLEELDIHDIFAAKQRPSDGKNKTSNRAVGILFSSGGNTNSFLSDLTVINCRIRKTGFTGISFSCNNKEEKYYNTGIRVLKNRLQYIGGPGIQPSRAKDMLVQGNKVYRSGSTADKRMHSRGSGIWTWSCSDVLIEKNKFTQAGGKADSCGMHIDFNCRNVVIQYNYSAYNAGGFIEILGNNHNCAYRYNVSVNDGFREKGKKGAHQEGKILWTSGYVGRNREKHGPYNSYIYNNTIYTKPGSRSCFSISPTTQGLLIANNIFCLNGKTVNVLGDQDNQKARSENPFEPVVFKNNIYCSPDILPEDLGIKDSNPIYGSPDFQQPGGWQVQNYIPQNKGLIKDKGIEIPKLPSDETGLEIGLEPPHDFAGKEIKGRPDIGAFEID, encoded by the coding sequence TTGAAAGTTAAAACATTTTTTACCGCAGCGGTCTTGCTGACGTTTGCTTTATCGCAGGCCAGAGCAGAAACGTATTATATAGACAGCCAAGAAGGCAGCGATTCCAATTCCGGCCTTTCGGAAAGCTCTCCGCTTGAAGGCTTTGAAAAGGTGAACTCAAAATCATTTGCATCAGGCGATAAAATCCTGATTAAGCGGGGCAGCAAAATTAACGGCTCGCTCAAAATCTCAGCAAACGCCTCTGCGGAAAATCCCCTTGTGATAGCTCCATACGGCAAAGGACAAGAGCCTGTTATAGACGCCGCAGGATACCTCGCAGGCGTGCATATAAAAAACTCCAGCGGAGTTGTGCTTAAGGGGATCGAAATCACAGGCGACGCCGGCAAACCGAAGGAGAAATTCAATCAAACTCAGCGATACGCTGTGCTTGTGGAAGCGGATAAAGGCGGGGTGCATAAATCGATCCGTCTGGAAGAGCTGGATATACACGATATCTTCGCTGCCAAACAGAGACCTTCAGACGGCAAAAACAAAACATCAAACAGAGCAGTAGGGATTTTGTTCTCGTCCGGCGGAAACACGAATTCATTTCTCTCTGATTTGACTGTAATAAACTGCCGAATCAGGAAAACCGGATTCACCGGCATAAGCTTCAGCTGCAATAACAAAGAAGAAAAATACTACAACACCGGCATTCGCGTTTTGAAAAACAGACTGCAGTATATCGGCGGGCCTGGCATCCAGCCCAGCAGGGCAAAAGATATGCTCGTGCAGGGCAATAAGGTTTACCGCTCGGGGTCAACTGCAGATAAGAGGATGCATTCACGAGGCAGCGGCATCTGGACATGGTCGTGCAGCGATGTGCTTATAGAGAAAAATAAATTCACTCAGGCAGGCGGGAAGGCCGATTCCTGCGGAATGCACATAGACTTCAACTGCCGGAATGTGGTTATACAGTATAACTACAGCGCATACAATGCCGGCGGTTTTATCGAAATCCTCGGGAACAACCACAACTGCGCATACCGCTACAACGTAAGCGTTAATGACGGCTTCCGCGAGAAAGGCAAAAAAGGCGCACATCAAGAGGGCAAAATCCTCTGGACAAGCGGATACGTAGGACGAAACAGAGAAAAGCACGGGCCGTACAACTCCTATATCTACAACAATACGATCTATACAAAGCCCGGGAGCAGATCCTGCTTTTCCATCTCACCCACCACTCAGGGACTGCTGATTGCGAACAATATATTCTGCCTGAACGGAAAGACGGTAAACGTTTTGGGCGATCAGGACAATCAAAAGGCTCGTTCGGAAAACCCGTTTGAACCGGTTGTCTTCAAGAACAACATCTACTGCAGCCCAGATATCCTGCCGGAAGATTTGGGCATCAAAGATTCGAACCCAATCTATGGAAGCCCTGATTTTCAGCAGCCCGGAGGCTGGCAGGTTCAGAATTACATTCCTCAAAACAAAGGGCTGATAAAGGATAAGGGCATTGAAATCCCCAAACTCCCAAGCGATGAAACAGGCCTTGAGATAGGGCTTGAGCCCCCGCACGATTTTGCCGGAAAAGAAATAAAAGGAAGGCCGGATATAGGCGCTTTTGAAATCGATTAA
- a CDS encoding efflux RND transporter permease subunit, translating into MNNPQTKLTGPIAWMAKNHVVANLLMIVFLVGGFLLSSQIKQEVFPEFDLDRVTITVPYPGASPEEVEQGIVLVVEEAVRGLDGVKEITATASEGVGVVTAELLESADQQKVYQDIQQEVDRIITFPDDAEEPEVNLNVIRRHVIDMQIYGDSSEWVLREVAEQVRDRLLNSEGITQVDLSGVRDYEIYVEIDKNKLRGLGLSLSEVSRIIDTNSQEIPCGTLRTKSGDILVRIMQRKDWAEEFARIPIVTNDDGSVLYLRDIAEVTDTFEDTKKEGYFNGKRAVGINAFRTGKQTPISVSESVMEAMHSIDSTIPPGIDWVITRDRSDIYRQRLELLLKNAFIGLTLVLLTLGIFLEIRLAFWVTMGIPISFLGGLLFLPGLGVTINMISMFAFIVSLGIVVDDAIVVGENIYEYRKRGGNFLEAAVKGAREVAGPVTFSIITNVVAFMPLMFVPGFVGKIWKVIPLVVSTVFIISLVEALFILPAHLSHKHKREGWLISKIHKYQQAFSRKYEKFITNHFGPLLKFLLRWRYVVIAAGIAIFAGILGYVQSGRIGTILMPRVESDYAYASAKLPFGAPLEDARKVQNKLVKAGREIAEENGADKLSKGLFSVIRGNRVSVRFFLTDADERPVSTTQVTRLWREKTGEIPGLEMLRFEADRGGPGSGAAITVELSHSNIDILENAGEALAEELSEFGHVKDVDDGHTPGKRQYNFRIKPEGRSLGLTAAGIASQVRNAFYGAEAVRQQRGRNEVQVRVKYPERQRVSEYDIEQFLVRTPSGTDVPLLQVADYYIGRSYTTIDRKEGRRVIQVTANVEPISETSKVQTSLMEDILPEVKKDFPGLSYGWEGRQEDFNESMKALFLGLIMAVLCIYAVLAIPFRSYWQPIIVMMAIPFGIIGAVLGHILMGYSLSIMSMMGVVALAGVVVNDSLVLIDFANNHKLEGSTPLQAVHRAGLRRFRPIMLTTLTTFGGLAPMIFETSRQARFMIPMAISLGFGIVFATVITLVLVPCLYVMLDDVKILGEKINRFRFAEE; encoded by the coding sequence ATGAATAACCCGCAGACCAAACTTACCGGACCGATCGCCTGGATGGCCAAAAATCATGTAGTGGCCAATCTTTTGATGATAGTTTTCCTCGTAGGCGGTTTTCTGCTTTCCTCGCAGATAAAGCAGGAGGTGTTTCCTGAATTCGATCTGGACAGGGTTACAATCACCGTTCCGTACCCGGGCGCAAGCCCTGAGGAGGTTGAACAGGGGATTGTGCTTGTGGTTGAAGAGGCCGTGCGCGGCCTCGACGGGGTAAAAGAGATCACCGCCACCGCTTCTGAAGGTGTGGGCGTGGTAACTGCCGAGCTCCTTGAAAGCGCAGACCAGCAGAAGGTGTATCAGGATATCCAGCAGGAGGTGGACAGGATTATAACATTTCCGGACGATGCTGAGGAGCCGGAGGTAAACCTGAATGTAATACGCAGGCATGTTATCGACATGCAGATCTACGGAGACAGCTCCGAGTGGGTGCTTCGAGAGGTTGCAGAGCAGGTGCGCGACCGGCTTCTCAACAGCGAGGGCATAACGCAGGTAGACCTTTCAGGCGTTCGCGATTATGAGATATACGTAGAGATAGACAAAAACAAGCTTCGCGGCCTCGGGCTCAGCCTCAGCGAGGTATCGAGGATCATAGACACAAACTCTCAGGAGATCCCCTGCGGTACACTTCGCACAAAGTCCGGCGATATCCTCGTGCGGATTATGCAGAGGAAAGACTGGGCGGAGGAGTTTGCCCGGATCCCGATTGTTACAAATGATGACGGGTCTGTTCTTTATCTACGAGACATTGCCGAGGTAACAGACACATTCGAAGATACAAAAAAAGAGGGCTACTTCAACGGAAAACGCGCTGTTGGGATAAACGCTTTCAGAACCGGAAAACAGACACCCATAAGCGTTTCGGAAAGCGTAATGGAGGCAATGCATTCTATAGACAGCACTATACCGCCAGGGATAGACTGGGTTATTACCAGAGACCGCTCTGATATCTACCGCCAGAGGCTCGAACTGCTCCTGAAAAATGCCTTCATCGGCCTTACACTCGTCCTTTTAACGCTGGGTATATTCCTCGAGATAAGGCTCGCTTTCTGGGTAACGATGGGTATTCCGATCTCGTTTCTCGGCGGACTGCTCTTCCTGCCCGGGCTCGGGGTAACGATAAATATGATATCGATGTTCGCATTTATCGTCTCTCTTGGTATTGTGGTTGATGATGCGATTGTTGTGGGCGAGAACATATACGAATACCGAAAACGCGGCGGGAACTTCCTCGAAGCAGCAGTCAAAGGTGCAAGGGAAGTGGCAGGGCCGGTAACCTTCAGCATTATTACAAACGTGGTGGCGTTTATGCCGCTTATGTTTGTCCCGGGATTCGTGGGCAAGATATGGAAGGTGATTCCGCTGGTGGTTTCAACGGTTTTTATAATATCGCTGGTTGAGGCGCTTTTCATTCTCCCCGCGCACCTCTCCCACAAGCACAAGCGTGAGGGCTGGCTTATATCCAAAATTCACAAGTATCAGCAGGCATTCAGCAGGAAATACGAAAAATTTATCACCAATCATTTCGGCCCCCTGCTCAAATTCCTGCTCAGATGGCGTTATGTGGTTATAGCGGCAGGTATAGCTATTTTTGCAGGGATACTCGGCTACGTTCAGAGCGGACGAATCGGGACAATCCTTATGCCTCGTGTGGAGTCTGATTATGCCTATGCCTCCGCAAAACTTCCCTTCGGCGCTCCGCTGGAAGATGCAAGAAAGGTGCAGAATAAATTGGTGAAAGCGGGAAGAGAGATTGCTGAAGAAAACGGCGCAGACAAGCTCTCCAAAGGGCTGTTTTCCGTTATCAGAGGAAACAGGGTTTCTGTGCGTTTCTTTCTTACCGATGCTGATGAAAGGCCGGTCTCAACCACACAGGTTACCCGCCTCTGGCGTGAAAAGACAGGAGAAATACCCGGGCTGGAGATGCTGCGTTTCGAAGCGGACAGAGGCGGGCCGGGCTCGGGAGCCGCGATTACTGTAGAGCTTAGCCACAGTAATATAGACATCCTTGAAAACGCAGGCGAGGCCCTCGCAGAAGAGCTCTCTGAATTCGGGCATGTAAAAGATGTGGACGACGGACATACCCCGGGCAAAAGACAGTACAACTTCAGGATCAAGCCGGAGGGAAGAAGCCTCGGGCTCACAGCAGCAGGAATCGCCTCGCAGGTGCGGAATGCATTCTATGGAGCTGAAGCCGTAAGGCAGCAGAGAGGCAGGAATGAGGTGCAGGTGCGAGTGAAGTATCCCGAAAGACAGCGAGTGAGCGAATACGACATAGAGCAGTTTCTCGTTAGAACCCCTTCAGGCACGGACGTGCCTTTGCTGCAGGTAGCAGATTATTATATCGGCCGGTCGTACACTACCATCGACAGAAAAGAAGGCAGGCGGGTGATTCAGGTTACCGCAAACGTTGAGCCGATAAGCGAAACGAGCAAAGTGCAGACCTCGCTTATGGAAGATATCCTGCCCGAGGTTAAAAAAGACTTCCCCGGGCTCTCTTACGGTTGGGAAGGCCGCCAGGAAGACTTCAACGAAAGTATGAAGGCACTTTTCCTCGGGCTCATAATGGCGGTGCTGTGCATTTATGCAGTGCTTGCTATCCCGTTCCGAAGCTACTGGCAGCCGATCATTGTGATGATGGCTATCCCGTTCGGGATTATTGGAGCGGTTCTCGGGCATATACTAATGGGCTACTCGCTGAGCATTATGAGTATGATGGGGGTGGTTGCCCTTGCGGGGGTTGTGGTGAACGATTCGCTCGTGCTGATCGATTTTGCAAACAACCACAAGCTCGAAGGCTCTACGCCTTTGCAGGCCGTGCACAGGGCTGGGCTGAGAAGATTTCGGCCCATTATGCTCACAACACTCACAACGTTCGGAGGGCTTGCACCGATGATTTTCGAAACTTCCCGGCAGGCAAGGTTTATGATTCCAATGGCTATCTCGCTGGGCTTCGGTATCGTCTTCGCAACCGTGATTACATTGGTTCTTGTGCCATGCCTTTATGTGATGCTGGACGATGTAAAAATCTTGGGCGAAAAGATCAATCGATTCCGCTTTGCAGAGGAATAA
- a CDS encoding efflux RND transporter periplasmic adaptor subunit, with translation MKKILNISINLILPLLIIAGGLLIAKYQLDNKPEARKRKPEKQARLVTAESFSKADYPAEVRAMGTAQPARTASIRPEVSGKVEWTAERLIPGSFVQAGSELVHIEKTDYLSELEKARSALSSAEADLEIQKGNVRAAKSDYELMGEQLSEQDRALVLKKPQLQKAEASVKSAQAALARAEKNYERCIIQAPFDARINEKNVELGELANTSARVFELVGTEAAWIEVLVPEKQLKWILFPKNTRETGSKVEIYNDSVWPSDASREGRVLRLIGSLEENGRMARVLVEAEDPFCLDRQNNGGEEILFGAYLRCRIHGKMIENVFRLKRKYIHDNNTVWVVNEDNKLEIRKAEIVFKEHSFVYVKSGITESDRVVTSDIAAPVEGMPLRISEAAAEENAYE, from the coding sequence ATGAAGAAAATACTTAACATCTCAATCAATCTGATACTTCCTCTTTTGATAATAGCCGGCGGTTTGCTGATAGCGAAATATCAGCTCGATAACAAGCCTGAGGCGAGAAAAAGAAAACCCGAGAAACAGGCAAGACTCGTAACGGCTGAGAGCTTCAGCAAGGCGGATTACCCCGCTGAGGTTAGGGCTATGGGAACCGCCCAGCCGGCAAGAACAGCCTCGATCAGGCCTGAGGTTTCCGGAAAAGTGGAATGGACTGCCGAAAGGCTCATACCGGGAAGCTTTGTTCAGGCTGGAAGCGAGCTTGTGCATATTGAAAAAACAGACTACCTCAGCGAGCTTGAGAAAGCCAGAAGCGCTCTTAGCTCTGCAGAGGCCGATTTAGAGATTCAGAAGGGTAATGTCCGCGCTGCAAAGAGCGATTATGAGCTGATGGGCGAGCAGCTCAGCGAACAGGACAGGGCTCTTGTGCTGAAAAAGCCCCAGCTTCAGAAGGCAGAGGCGAGTGTAAAAAGCGCTCAGGCCGCCCTTGCAAGGGCAGAGAAAAATTACGAAAGATGCATAATTCAGGCACCGTTTGATGCGAGGATAAACGAGAAAAACGTTGAGCTCGGGGAGCTTGCGAATACATCAGCCAGAGTTTTCGAGCTTGTGGGCACAGAAGCGGCTTGGATTGAAGTTCTCGTGCCGGAGAAGCAGCTCAAATGGATTCTGTTCCCGAAAAACACCAGGGAAACAGGCTCAAAGGTTGAAATCTACAACGACTCTGTATGGCCCTCGGATGCATCCAGAGAGGGCAGGGTGCTCAGGCTTATCGGCTCGCTCGAAGAAAATGGGCGAATGGCAAGGGTGCTTGTGGAGGCGGAAGACCCGTTCTGTTTGGACAGGCAAAACAACGGCGGGGAGGAAATCCTCTTCGGGGCTTATCTGAGGTGCCGGATTCACGGAAAGATGATTGAAAACGTTTTCCGCCTGAAAAGAAAATACATCCACGACAACAATACCGTCTGGGTAGTGAACGAGGATAATAAGCTTGAAATCAGAAAGGCAGAGATCGTATTCAAAGAACACAGCTTCGTTTACGTTAAGAGCGGAATCACCGAATCGGACAGAGTGGTTACATCAGACATCGCAGCACCAGTGGAGGGTATGCCTCTTCGCATAAGCGAGGCAGCAGCCGAGGAGAACGCCTATGAATAA